One stretch of Glycine soja cultivar W05 chromosome 7, ASM419377v2, whole genome shotgun sequence DNA includes these proteins:
- the LOC114418335 gene encoding mediator of RNA polymerase II transcription subunit 19a-like, whose protein sequence is MDPEGKKFGGGPRELTGAVDLISHFKLLPHYEFFCKRSLPVSIADTHYLHNVVGDTEIRKGDGMQLDQLIQNTSSFRDTNARIQPFDLDVLKEAFQLRETAPIDLPAAEKGIPTIAGKSKGENKDKEKKHKKHKDKDKDKDKDREHKKHKHRHKDRTKDKDKDRDKKKDKSGHRDSSADHSKKHHEKKRKHDGDDDVNDVHKHKKSKHKSSKIDELGAIKVAG, encoded by the exons ATGGATCCTGAAGGCAAAAAGTTTGGAGGAG GACCAAGGGAATTGACTGGTGCTGTGGATCTTATAAGTCATTTCAAATTACTACCCCACTATGAATTTTTCTGCAAGAGGTCTCTCCCTGTGTCAATTGCGGACACACACTACCTTCACAATGTTGTAGGAGACACAGAAATAAGAAAAGGAGATGGGATGCAATTGGATCAACTTATTCAGAATACATCTTCATTCAGAGATACAAATGCTCGTATACAGCCTTTTGACCTAGAtgttctcaaggaagcttttcaATTACGGGAAACAGCTCCCATTGATTTGCCTGCT GCAGAGAAAGGGATTCCAACTATTGCAGGAAAATCAAAAGGTGAGAATAAAGACAAGGAGAAGAAGCATAAAAAGCACAAAGACAAGGATAAGGATAAGGATAAGGATAGGGAGCATAAGAAGCACAAGCATCGCCATAAAGACCGTACCAAAGACAAGGACAAGGACAGGgacaaaaagaaagataaaagcggACATCGTGATTCCAGTGCTGATCACTCAAAGAAACACCATGAAAAG AAAAGGAAGCATGATGGAGACGATGATGTTAATGATGTGCACAAACACAAAAAGAGCAAG CACAAGAGCTCAAAAATTGATGAATTGGGGGCAATTAAGGTTGCAGGCTAA
- the LOC114418336 gene encoding proline-, glutamic acid- and leucine-rich protein 1-like: MAAFDHFGNMYDVAFKPRLLQTLIRDHLPDEKRPFSNPSELSKVVSLIKTHSLLSESFADSTRPKLIAAWKSALASWLNLIYSLLSTTMPDKCWAGISLLGVTCEECSSERFLESYSVWFQKLLFFLQSPSDSHLVRVAACASMSDLFARLGGYPKIKKDSSSCAVKVVQPTLKILNDENSEAIWDAAVHLLCTIITSFPFSIRNHYDSVESAIALKLLSGGCSLDMSKKLAHCLTLLPKSKGDEESWSVMMQKILVLINDQLNLAFHGLEEETLRNEVTRLLVLPGKHPPPPLGGYILAEEVLNKASKTSEQSLMSNASRLMFGCCLLLKNSYPVKVNVPVRLLLGFVERILMVNGSLPQMSLPFMTAKQQENICSELPVLHLSSLELLTAIIKAMGSQLLPHAAYIVRIITKYFKTCKLPELRIKVYSVTRNLLITMGVGMALYLAQEVINNAFADLSIIEHKNSGILNGSNSNASAGALLLPIHRKRKHSSTTGSLQEHGEGGLSVEVPKNRPLTPVSLRIAALETLESLITVAGALKSEPWRSKVDSLLLVTAMDSFKEGSVSEERSVFQQKEPAATTTELQLAALRALLVSLLSFARVRPPYLAQGLELFRRGRQQTGTKLAEFCAHALLTLEVLIHPRALPMVDYAYANNSSFGEAHSNLQHGYFGWSHNTPYGLPQVPPDYDDDLCARWLENDNEVGESLDKNTKYTQEPSEACRASDPEVLFVHVSSDTNIQERIEMVSETATCADVEMKTVEDETNFKSDQPGESVVQFQETVSCTTNIPVVETRGDVADDKVSEKIVSDNSIPHNEASHMESRHGSSVNKDFKFSSPSSSLWHRTSGSNIFEEFAFQLEHDKALADEDDFPDIVDGDPDSDTE; encoded by the exons ATGGCGGCCTTCGACCACTTTGGGAACATGTACGACGTTGCATTCAAACCCCGCTTGCTTCAAACCCTCATCAGAGACCACCTCCCGGACGAGAAACGCCCTTTTTCGAACCCTTCAGAACTCTCCAAGGTCGTTTCGTTGATCAAAACGCACTCTCTTCTCTCCGAGTCTTTCGCAGATTCCACGCGCCCCAAACTCATCGCAGCATGGAAATCCGCACTCGCTTCCTGGCTCAACCTCATTTACTCCCTCCTTTCTACCACcatg CCAGATAAATGCTGGGCGGGTATCTCCCTGTTGGGGGTTACTTGTGAAGAGTGCAGCTCTGAGCGTTTCCTAGAATCTTACTCTGTGTGGTTCCAAAAGTTGCTGTTTTTTCTACAG TCACCTTCAGATTCTCATTTAGTGAGGGTAGCTGCTTGTGCTTCGATGTCTGATTTATTTGCAAG GTTAGGTGGATATCCTAAGATCAAGAAAGATTCATCTTCCTGTGCTGTGAAAGTTGTTCAGCCTACTTTGAAGATCTTGAATGATGAGAACTCAGAGGCAATATGG GATGCTGCAGTTCATTTGTTATGTACCATAATAACTTCATTCCCATTTTCTATTCGTAATCATTATGATAGT GTTGAATCTGCTATTGCTTTAAAACTTTTGTCTGGAGGATGCAGTCTAGATATGTCAAAG AAACTCGCACATTGCCTCACACTGCTTCCAAAATCAAAAGGAGATGAAGAAAGCTGGTCTGTGATGATGCAGAAAATTTTGGTGTTAATAAATGATCAATTAAATTTAGCCTTTCATGGTCTAGAAGAAG AAACCCTGCGTAATGAGGTTACTAGGCTGTTGGTTTTGCCAGGAAAACATCCTCCACCACCATTAGGAGGCTATATATTGGCAGAAGAAGTTCTTAACAAGGCATCAAAAACATCTGAGCAATCACTGATGTCTAATGCCTCTAGACTTATGTTTGGCTGCTGTCTGTTGCTTAAAAATTCATATCCTGTTAAG GTAAATGTGCCTGTTCGCCTGTTATTGGGCTTTGTTGAGAGAATTCTGATGGTAAATGGCTCTTTGCCACAAATGTCATTGCCATTCATGACTGCCAAGCAGCAAGAGAACATTTGTTCAGAACTTCCAGTTTTGCACTTGAGTAGCTTGGAATTGCTTACGGCTATCATAAAGGCCATGGGCAG TCAACTATTACCACATGCTGCCTATATTGTACGTATCATTACAAAGTACTTCAAGACATGTAAACTGCCAGAATTAAGGATTAAGGTCTATTCAGTCACAAGGAATTTGCTCATAACCATGGGTGTTG GAATGGCTTTATACCTTGCACAGGAAGTTATAAACAATGCTTTTGCTGATTTAAGTATTATTGAGCATAAGAATAGTGGCATATTAAATGGTTCAAATTCAAATGCTTCTGCTGGAGCACTGCTACTGCCAATTCATAGAAAACGGAAGCACAGCAGTACAACTGGTTCTCTTCAAGAGCATGGTGAAGGTGGTTTGAGTGTGGAAGTTCCCAAGAATCGTCCATTGACTCCAGTTTCTCTGAGGATTGCTGCACTTGAGACATTGGAATCTCTTATTACTGTG GCTGGTGCTTTAAAATCTGAACCATGGAGATCAAAAGTTGATAGCCTCTTGTTAGTCACAGCAATGGACTCTTTTAAGGAAGGATCAGTTAGTGAAGAAAGAAGTGTGTTTCAACAAAAGGAACCTGCTGCAACTACCACAGAGTTGCAGCTTGCTGCATTGCGTGCTTTATTGGTATCTTTACTTTCATTTGCTCGGGTACGACCTCCATATTTAGCCCAGGGTCTTGAACTTTTCCGTAGAG GGAGGCAACAAACTGGAACAAAACTAGCTGAGTTCTGTGCCCATGCTCTGTTAACCTTGGAGGTGCTTATACATCCTAGGGCACTTCCAATGGTAGATTATGCCTATGCAAATAACAGTTCCTTTGGTGAAGCTCATAGTAATCTCCAACATGGATATTTTGGTTGGAGCCACAATACGCCATATGGCTTACCGCAAGTTCCTCCTGACTATGATGATGATCTGTGTGCAAGATGGCTTGAAAATGACAATGAAGTTGGTGAATCATtggataaaaatacaaaatacacCCAGGAGCCTTCTGAAGCTTGCAGAGCTAGTGATCCTGAAGTGCTTTTCGTGCATGTATCTTCCGACACCAATATACAGGAGAGGATTGAGATGGTGTCTGAGACTGCCACTTGTGCAGATGTTGAGATGAAAACTGTTGAGGATGAAACCAATTTCAAGTCAGATCAACCAGGAGAATCTGTGGTGCAATTTCAAGAAACTGTTTCTTGCACCACAAACATCCCCGTGGTTGAAACTCGCGGTGATGTAGCTGATGATAAAGTGTCTGAGAAGATTGTTTCAGACAACTCCATTCCTCATAATGAAGCCAGTCATATGGAATCAAGACATGGAAGCTCGGTTAATAAAGACTTCAAATTCTCTTCTCCGAGTAGTAGTTTATGGCATAGAACCTCAGGCTCTAATATTTTTGAGGAATTTGCTTTTCAATTGGAACATGATAAGGCACTGGCGGATGAAGATGATTTTCCTGATATTGTGGATGGAGACCCAGATTCTGATACTGAATAA
- the LOC114418535 gene encoding serine acetyltransferase 5-like gives MPTGLPKANSSVAPDDQGWLWTQIKAEARRDAELEPALASYLYSTILSHSSLVRSLSFHLGNKLCSSTLLSTLLYDLFLNAFSFDPSLCSAAVADLRAARERDPACVSYSHCLLNYKGFLACQAHRVAHLLWRQSRQPLALALHSRIADVFAVDIHPAARIGKGILFDHATGVVVGETAVIGNNVSILHHVTLGGTGKVGGDRHPKIGDGVLIGAGATILGNIKIGEGAKVGAGSVVLIDVPPQTTAVGNPARLVGGKEKPSKHEDVPGESMDHTSFISEWSDYII, from the exons ATGCCGACGGGGCTACCGAAGGCGAACTCCTCCGTGGCGCCGGACGACCAGGGATGGTTGTGGACGCAGATCAAGGCGGAGGCGCGCCGTGACGCCGAGTTGGAGCCGGCGCTGGCGAGCTACCTCTACTCGACGATCCTCTCGCACTCGTCGCTCGTGCGCTCTCTGTCTTTTCACCTCGGAAACAAGCTCTGTTCCTCCACGCTCCTCTCCACTCTCCTCTATGACCTGTTCCTGAACGCGTTCTCCTTCGACCCCTCCCTCTGCTCTGCCGCCGTCGCCGACCTCCGCGCCGCCCGCGAACGCGACCCCGCCTGCGTTTCCTACTCCCACTGCCTCCTCAATTACAAAGGCTTCCTCGCTTGCCAG GCGCACCGTGTGGCGCATCTGTTGTGGCGGCAATCGCGGCAGCCATTGGCTTTAGCACTGCACTCTCGCATCGCTGATGTGTTCGCGGTGGACATTCACCCTGCGGCGAGGATCGGGAAGGGGATTCTGTTCGACCATGCCACCGGGGTGGTGGTGGGGGAGACGGCAGTGATCGGGAACAATGTGTCGATCCTGCACCACGTTACGCTGGGTGGGACTGGCAAGGTTGGTGGGGACCGGCATCCCAAGATTGGGGATGGGGTGCTTATTGGTGCCGGTGCTACCATTCTGGGGAATATTAAGATCGGGGAAGGTGCAAAGGTTGGTGCTGGCTCGGTGGTTTTAATCGATGTGCCACCACAGACAACAGCCGTTGGGAACCCAGCCAGGTTGGTTGGTGGGAAGGAGAAGCCCTCTAAGCACGAGGATGTTCCTGGGGAGTCCATGGACCATACTTCCTTTATCTCTGAGTGGTCAGAttatatcatttga